A stretch of the Filimonas lacunae genome encodes the following:
- a CDS encoding DUF5995 family protein has product MPASTIAEVVTALETIIHDSIAANSRLGYFAALYHKVTVSVQHGIQTGQFQDGPRMERLDVIFANRYLNAYDQWKKGEQPTASWKLAFETAEKSGPLVLQQLLLGMSAHINLDLGVAAVEVSGTNPLQDIHNDFDMINTIISSLTYQVLNDLVKISPLLSLLGLHAGNNNSVLIQFSIDNARDGAWCFAEELMLLSIADRPAGITKRDTNIYKLGTSIAMQNGFLLFTTWVVHLFEWKKPAGIIEVLHGGKKQHFTIDKPNA; this is encoded by the coding sequence ATGCCTGCCAGCACCATTGCCGAAGTTGTTACTGCTTTAGAAACGATTATACACGATAGCATTGCCGCCAATAGTCGCCTGGGCTATTTTGCTGCCTTATACCATAAAGTCACCGTAAGTGTGCAACACGGCATACAAACCGGGCAGTTCCAGGATGGACCGCGTATGGAAAGGCTGGATGTTATTTTTGCCAACCGTTACTTGAATGCCTACGATCAATGGAAAAAAGGGGAGCAGCCCACAGCTTCGTGGAAACTGGCTTTTGAAACGGCTGAAAAGTCAGGTCCGTTAGTGTTGCAGCAGTTATTGCTGGGAATGAGCGCGCATATCAATCTCGATCTGGGCGTAGCTGCTGTAGAAGTTTCCGGTACCAATCCTCTACAGGATATTCATAACGATTTTGATATGATCAATACTATCATATCCTCCCTTACATACCAGGTGCTGAACGACCTGGTAAAAATATCGCCACTGCTATCCCTGCTGGGCCTGCATGCGGGTAACAATAATTCTGTGCTCATCCAGTTTAGTATAGATAATGCCCGCGATGGCGCGTGGTGCTTTGCTGAAGAGCTGATGCTATTATCAATAGCTGATAGGCCGGCTGGCATCACCAAAAGAGATACTAATATTTATAAGTTAGGTACCAGCATCGCCATGCAAAACGGCTTCCTGCTCTTCACCACCTGGGTGGTGCACCTGTTTGAATGGAAGAAACCTGCCGGCATTATAGAAGTGCTGCATGGAGGTAAAAAGCAACACTTTACCATAGATAAGCCCAATGCTTGA
- the purL gene encoding phosphoribosylformylglycinamidine synthase: MNRIYFFEIPSRIYAVQVNRSLSAADTDKLSWLFGGAQVKTETTLAGSFVGPRATMITPWSTNAVEITQNMGIEGIIRIEEFEPVTADANGYDHMLLQKYPELSQDIFTINIQPEPVLEISDIAAYNKQEGLALSDDEVAYLNQLSEKLGRKLTDSEVFGFSQVNSEHCRHKIFNGTFVIDGEAQPTSLFKLIRKTSEANPNSIVSAYKDNVAFLQGPRVQQFAPQRADEPSFYQVKEFDSVISVKAETHNFPTTVEPFNGAATGSGGEIRDRLAGGQGSIPLAGTAVYMTALSRLEKDRAWEQATTARKWLYQTPMDILIKASNGATDFGNKFGQPLITGSVLTFEHEEAGRILGYDKVIMLAGGVGYGKADQAKKQKPAEGDKIVILGGDNYRIGMGGAAVSSADTGAFGSGIELNAIQRSNPEMQKRAANTVRGLVESDHNPIVSIHDHGAGGHLNCLSELVEDNGGKIQLDKLPVGDPTLSAKEIIGNESQERMGLVIGQKDIDLLQKIASRERSPMYAVGDVTNDHRFSFTSASTGAKPMDLDLKDMFGSSPKVVMSDKIVNRTYAPVSYDAAQLHQYLQQVLQLEAVASKDWLTNKVDRCVGGRVAKQQCAGPLQLPLNNCGVMALDFAGKEGIATSIGHSPLTALIDAAAGSRNAIAESLTNLVWAPLQDDLTSVSLSANWMWACKNEGEDARLYQAVKACSDFAIELGINIPTGKDSLSMKQKYSDKEVIAPGTVIISAAGHCNDITAVVEPVLQKNGGNIYYINLSNDTFKLGGSSFAQVVNKVGNEAPDVKDAAQFKTAFNTIQQLIKAGKIQAGHDVASGGLITTLLEMCFADTNLGAQIDLSALGNNDIIQVLFAENAGIVFQADASAEAILKAAGVTFYNIGKATKEATLNVINSGATYSFNVTELRDVWFKTSYLLDQQQSGVAKATERYTNYKNQPLQYTFPAHFDGKKPLIDASKPRPKAAVLREQGSNSEREMANALYLAGFDVKDVHMTDLITGRETLEDIQFLGAVGGFSNSDVLGSAKGWAGSFLYNEKARVALENFFKRDDTLSIGICNGCQLFVELGLINPDHADKPKMLHNDSHKHESIFTSLTIQENNSVMLSSLAGATLGVWVSHGEGKFKLPYEESKYQIVGKYGYEGYPANPNGSAYNTGMLCDTTGRHLVTMPHIERSLFQWHWANYPQGRKDEVSPWMEAFVNARKWLEKK; this comes from the coding sequence ATGAACAGGATCTACTTCTTCGAAATCCCATCGCGGATTTATGCTGTACAAGTAAACCGTAGCCTTTCCGCAGCTGATACCGATAAATTAAGCTGGTTATTCGGAGGCGCACAAGTGAAAACCGAAACAACCTTAGCAGGTTCCTTTGTAGGCCCACGCGCCACTATGATAACTCCCTGGAGTACCAATGCCGTAGAAATTACACAGAACATGGGTATTGAGGGTATTATCCGTATTGAGGAATTTGAACCGGTTACAGCCGATGCTAATGGCTACGACCACATGTTGCTTCAGAAGTACCCTGAACTGAGCCAGGACATTTTTACCATCAACATACAGCCGGAGCCGGTGCTGGAAATAAGCGACATTGCCGCTTATAACAAACAGGAAGGTTTAGCCCTGAGCGATGACGAAGTGGCTTACCTGAACCAGCTGAGCGAAAAACTGGGCCGTAAGCTTACCGATTCGGAAGTATTTGGCTTTTCGCAGGTGAACAGCGAACACTGCCGTCACAAAATATTCAATGGCACTTTTGTTATTGATGGTGAAGCACAACCTACTTCCCTGTTCAAACTCATTCGCAAAACATCAGAAGCCAACCCCAACAGCATTGTAAGTGCTTATAAAGATAACGTGGCCTTTTTACAGGGTCCGAGAGTGCAGCAGTTTGCCCCGCAAAGAGCAGACGAGCCTTCTTTTTACCAGGTAAAAGAGTTTGATTCGGTGATTTCGGTAAAAGCCGAAACCCACAACTTCCCTACTACCGTAGAGCCTTTTAACGGTGCTGCTACCGGTTCGGGTGGTGAAATACGCGACAGGCTGGCGGGCGGACAAGGTTCTATCCCACTGGCAGGTACCGCAGTATATATGACTGCACTTTCCCGACTGGAAAAAGACCGCGCCTGGGAACAAGCTACCACTGCGCGCAAATGGTTATACCAAACGCCTATGGATATCCTGATTAAGGCATCAAATGGCGCTACCGATTTTGGTAACAAGTTTGGTCAGCCTTTAATCACAGGTTCTGTACTCACTTTCGAGCATGAAGAAGCTGGCAGGATACTGGGTTATGATAAAGTAATTATGCTGGCCGGTGGCGTAGGCTACGGCAAGGCAGACCAGGCTAAAAAGCAAAAGCCTGCTGAAGGCGATAAGATTGTGATACTGGGTGGCGACAACTACCGTATTGGTATGGGTGGCGCAGCAGTATCCAGTGCGGATACTGGTGCTTTTGGTTCGGGCATTGAGTTAAACGCGATACAACGTTCTAACCCCGAAATGCAGAAAAGAGCAGCCAACACCGTGCGCGGTTTGGTGGAAAGCGATCACAACCCGATTGTATCTATCCACGACCACGGCGCAGGCGGACACCTGAACTGCCTGAGCGAGCTGGTAGAAGACAATGGCGGTAAGATTCAGCTGGATAAACTGCCTGTAGGTGATCCTACCCTTTCGGCAAAAGAGATCATCGGCAACGAATCGCAGGAGCGTATGGGCCTGGTGATTGGACAAAAAGATATTGACCTGTTACAAAAAATAGCCAGCCGCGAACGTAGCCCTATGTACGCTGTAGGCGACGTTACCAACGATCACCGTTTCTCTTTCACTTCCGCTTCTACCGGTGCCAAGCCGATGGACCTGGATTTAAAAGATATGTTTGGCAGCTCGCCTAAAGTGGTGATGTCGGATAAAATTGTAAACAGAACCTATGCCCCTGTTAGCTACGATGCAGCACAACTGCACCAATACCTGCAACAGGTATTGCAACTGGAAGCAGTAGCCAGCAAAGACTGGTTAACCAACAAGGTAGACCGCTGCGTAGGTGGCCGTGTGGCAAAGCAACAATGTGCAGGCCCCTTACAATTACCATTGAACAACTGTGGTGTAATGGCACTGGACTTTGCCGGCAAAGAAGGTATAGCCACTTCCATTGGCCACTCGCCTTTAACCGCTTTAATTGATGCCGCAGCTGGTAGCCGTAACGCCATAGCTGAATCATTGACCAACCTGGTGTGGGCTCCTTTACAGGATGACCTGACATCCGTTTCCTTATCTGCCAACTGGATGTGGGCTTGTAAGAACGAAGGGGAAGATGCACGTTTGTACCAGGCTGTAAAAGCCTGTTCGGACTTTGCTATTGAACTGGGCATTAACATCCCTACCGGCAAGGACTCTCTGAGTATGAAACAGAAATACTCAGACAAAGAAGTGATTGCCCCAGGTACGGTGATTATCTCTGCTGCCGGACATTGTAATGATATTACCGCAGTAGTAGAACCCGTGCTGCAAAAGAACGGCGGCAACATTTACTACATCAACTTATCGAACGATACCTTCAAACTGGGCGGAAGCTCTTTTGCACAGGTAGTAAATAAAGTAGGTAACGAAGCGCCGGACGTGAAAGACGCTGCACAGTTTAAAACTGCTTTCAATACCATACAGCAATTAATTAAAGCCGGTAAAATACAAGCGGGACATGATGTTGCCAGCGGCGGTTTAATTACCACCCTGCTGGAAATGTGTTTTGCTGATACCAACCTGGGCGCTCAAATTGACCTGAGTGCATTAGGTAATAATGATATTATACAAGTACTGTTTGCAGAAAATGCAGGTATTGTATTCCAGGCAGACGCCAGCGCGGAAGCTATACTGAAAGCAGCCGGTGTAACCTTCTATAACATTGGTAAGGCTACTAAAGAAGCTACGCTGAACGTTATAAACAGTGGTGCCACTTATAGCTTTAACGTAACAGAACTGCGCGATGTGTGGTTTAAAACTTCTTACTTGCTGGATCAGCAACAAAGCGGTGTAGCCAAAGCAACTGAACGTTATACCAACTACAAAAACCAGCCTTTACAATATACCTTCCCTGCACATTTCGATGGCAAGAAGCCTTTGATTGACGCTTCTAAGCCGCGCCCGAAAGCAGCGGTGTTAAGAGAGCAAGGCAGCAACTCTGAACGTGAGATGGCCAACGCCTTATACCTGGCTGGCTTTGACGTGAAAGATGTGCACATGACCGACCTGATCACCGGCCGCGAAACACTGGAAGATATTCAGTTTTTAGGCGCTGTGGGCGGTTTCTCTAACTCAGATGTATTAGGTAGTGCCAAAGGTTGGGCAGGCTCGTTCCTGTACAACGAAAAAGCACGTGTAGCGTTGGAAAACTTTTTTAAACGTGACGATACCCTGTCTATAGGTATTTGTAACGGTTGTCAGTTGTTTGTAGAGCTGGGCCTGATTAATCCGGACCATGCCGACAAACCTAAAATGCTGCACAACGACAGTCATAAACACGAAAGCATCTTTACCTCTTTAACTATACAGGAAAACAACTCTGTAATGTTATCCAGCCTGGCAGGCGCCACGCTGGGGGTGTGGGTATCGCATGGCGAAGGCAAGTTTAAACTGCCCTACGAAGAAAGCAAATACCAGATTGTAGGTAAATACGGTTATGAAGGCTACCCAGCCAACCCTAACGGCAGTGCTTACAACACCGGTATGCTATGTGACACCACCGGCCGTCACCTGGTAACCATGCCACACATTGAGCGCAGCTTATTCCAATGGCATTGGGCTAACTACCCACAAGGCCGCAAGGATGAAGTATCGCCGTGGATGGAAGCGTTTGTGAATGCACGCAAGTGGTTGGAGAAGAAATAA